In Mesobacillus boroniphilus, a single window of DNA contains:
- the tsaB gene encoding tRNA (adenosine(37)-N6)-threonylcarbamoyltransferase complex dimerization subunit type 1 TsaB → MKVLSIDTSNYVLGIGLLDGQTVLGEYISNIKKNHSVRVMPAIQTLMEECNIKPADLSKIVVAEGPGSYTGVRIGVTIAKTMAWTLQIPLSGVSSLEVAAASAGRYFDGYVSPFFDARRGQIYTGLYKFENQIMKAVKADQLVMSADWVKTLNEMHSRILFTSNDLNLHEEVIKEGLGDKAVFAAITEQNPRPAELALLGREKEAVDLHTFVPNYIRLAEAEANWLKAQETKQ, encoded by the coding sequence ATGAAGGTATTATCGATTGATACGTCCAATTATGTTTTAGGTATTGGTTTGCTTGATGGTCAAACAGTTTTGGGCGAATATATTTCCAATATAAAAAAGAATCATTCAGTACGGGTCATGCCGGCGATCCAGACATTGATGGAAGAGTGCAACATTAAGCCAGCGGATCTATCCAAGATTGTTGTTGCTGAGGGACCTGGATCATACACTGGTGTCCGGATTGGAGTGACGATTGCGAAAACCATGGCCTGGACCTTGCAGATTCCTTTATCTGGCGTTTCCAGCCTTGAGGTTGCGGCTGCATCGGCTGGCCGTTATTTTGACGGATATGTTTCTCCTTTTTTTGATGCCAGGAGAGGACAAATTTATACAGGCTTATATAAGTTTGAGAATCAAATAATGAAAGCTGTAAAAGCCGATCAGCTTGTCATGTCAGCAGATTGGGTAAAAACATTGAATGAAATGCACAGCAGGATATTGTTCACGAGCAATGATTTGAATCTGCATGAAGAGGTTATTAAAGAGGGGCTTGGTGACAAGGCAGTTTTTGCAGCTATCACCGAACAGAATCCTAGACCGGCAGAGCTGGCTTTGTTAGGAAGGGAAAAAGAGGCTGTTGACCTTCATACATTTGTCCCTAATTATATCCGCCTGGCAGAAGCAGAGGCTAATTGGCTGAAAGCGCAAGAGACTAAACAATAA
- the rimI gene encoding ribosomal protein S18-alanine N-acetyltransferase, with amino-acid sequence MNNTIMFRNMTVDDLDEVMEVEVNSFTIPWSREAFFNELTKNQFAEYLIVEVDQRIVGYCGVWLIIDEAHITNIALLPEYRGMKLGEALMAKVMGLARELGALRMTLEVRVSNVRAQNLYRKFGFEEGAIRKQYYTDNMEDAIVMWVNL; translated from the coding sequence ATGAATAACACGATAATGTTCCGCAATATGACGGTTGATGATCTGGATGAAGTGATGGAGGTAGAAGTTAATTCCTTTACCATTCCATGGAGCAGGGAAGCTTTTTTCAATGAGCTGACGAAGAATCAGTTTGCTGAGTATCTGATAGTGGAAGTGGATCAAAGGATAGTTGGCTACTGTGGAGTGTGGCTCATCATCGATGAAGCGCATATCACGAATATCGCCTTGCTTCCGGAATATAGAGGAATGAAGCTGGGTGAGGCCCTTATGGCCAAGGTCATGGGGCTAGCTCGCGAATTAGGAGCATTGAGGATGACCCTCGAAGTCAGGGTCAGCAATGTAAGGGCCCAAAATCTTTATCGCAAGTTTGGATTTGAAGAAGGGGCCATTAGAAAACAGTATTATACGGATAATATGGAAGACGCTATAGTAATGTGGGTGAATTTATAA
- the tsaD gene encoding tRNA (adenosine(37)-N6)-threonylcarbamoyltransferase complex transferase subunit TsaD has protein sequence MTKDQLIMGIETSCDETAVAIVKNGREILANVVASQIESHKRFGGVVPEIASRHHVEQITLVLEEALAQANVDIKDLDAIAVTEGPGLVGALLIGVNAAKALAFANGIPLVGVHHIAGHIYANRLVTEMNFPLLSLVVSGGHTELVYMKEHGHFEVIGETRDDAAGEAYDKVARTLHLPYPGGPHIDRLAHEGKATIDLPRAWLEEGSYDFSFSGLKSAVINVVHNAQQRGEEIAPEELAASFQESVIDVLVTKTQNAVKEYGVKQVLLAGGVAANKGLREKLSTEFKDSDVEIVIPPLSLCTDNAAMIAAAGSVLYEKGQRADLTLNGNPGLEITIHN, from the coding sequence ATGACAAAAGATCAATTAATAATGGGAATAGAGACGAGCTGTGATGAGACGGCTGTTGCGATTGTAAAAAATGGACGGGAAATCCTTGCGAATGTCGTCGCCTCTCAGATTGAGAGCCATAAGCGGTTCGGCGGTGTAGTACCAGAGATTGCATCTAGGCATCATGTTGAACAGATCACGCTTGTATTGGAGGAAGCATTAGCCCAGGCAAATGTAGATATAAAGGATTTGGATGCCATTGCGGTGACGGAAGGGCCAGGCCTGGTTGGAGCATTATTGATTGGGGTGAACGCGGCCAAAGCATTGGCATTTGCGAATGGCATTCCACTCGTTGGAGTTCATCATATTGCTGGCCATATCTATGCGAACCGTCTTGTTACCGAGATGAACTTCCCGTTGCTTTCACTTGTAGTATCCGGCGGGCACACTGAGCTTGTATATATGAAGGAGCACGGTCACTTCGAGGTAATTGGCGAGACAAGAGATGACGCCGCAGGCGAAGCCTATGACAAGGTGGCAAGGACGTTGCACCTTCCATATCCGGGCGGTCCCCATATCGACAGGCTTGCTCATGAAGGAAAGGCAACAATCGACCTGCCGCGCGCATGGCTGGAGGAAGGCTCCTATGATTTCAGCTTCAGCGGATTGAAGTCGGCGGTAATCAACGTTGTGCATAACGCGCAGCAGCGAGGCGAGGAAATAGCACCTGAAGAGCTTGCAGCTAGCTTCCAGGAGAGTGTTATTGATGTACTTGTCACAAAAACTCAAAATGCTGTGAAGGAATACGGTGTAAAACAAGTACTGCTTGCTGGAGGAGTTGCGGCGAATAAAGGGTTGAGAGAAAAACTATCCACAGAATTTAAGGATTCGGATGTGGAAATTGTTATTCCTCCGTTGTCTTTATGCACAGACAATGCTGCGATGATTGCGGCTGCGGGAAGTGTACTGTACGAAAAAGGCCAAAGAGCGGACCTGACATTGAACGGAAACCCTGGACTGGAGATAACTATCCACAACTAA
- a CDS encoding ABC-F family ATP-binding cassette domain-containing protein, producing the protein MILLQVNQLSKYFAADLILSNIKFEIQTNDRVALVGRNGAGKSTLLKIIAGYESHDGGEIIRPKGTTIGYLAQNTGLESEKSIWDEMLAVFDHLHSMEKDLRRLEEKMSDSDTLSNATEYERVLKEYDLLQVQFKEKGGYQYEADIRSVLHGLNFHSFDYSTKISTLSGGQKTRLALAKLLLTRPDILILDEPTNHLDIDTLSWLEQYLQGYNGAILIVSHDRYFLDKVVNQVYEISRHLLTKFPGNYSSYLEHKAANYERDLKLYEKQQDEIAKLQDFIQRNLARASTTKRAQSRRKQLEKIDRLDRPMGDEKSASFSFQIERQSGNDVLKVDALAVGYQNEVVSKNITFNLSRGDSTALVGPNGVGKSTLLKTIVEKLPSITGNIQYGSNVSIGYYDQEQAELSSNKKVLNELWDEYPLKSEKEIRTVLGNFLFSGDDVLKIVSTLSGGEKARLALAKLMLQNSNFLILDEPTNHLDLDSKEVLENALIDYPGTILFVSHDRYFINRIATKVLELDRSGATEYLGDYDYYVEKKLEQEELKALAEQAANAAGTVTETARQDKTSYQQDKEAKKLERQRKRRMEEVEAKIEQLELEVAEYEDILCDPEVFQDHEKAGEINSKIEAAKEKLDELMEEWTELA; encoded by the coding sequence ATGATATTATTACAAGTTAATCAGCTTTCAAAATATTTTGCTGCTGATCTTATTTTATCGAATATAAAGTTTGAAATACAGACAAATGACCGTGTAGCGCTCGTCGGCCGAAACGGGGCAGGCAAATCGACACTGCTAAAAATCATCGCCGGCTACGAATCGCACGATGGCGGCGAAATCATCCGCCCAAAAGGTACGACAATTGGATACCTTGCCCAAAATACCGGTCTGGAATCCGAGAAAAGCATCTGGGATGAAATGCTAGCTGTTTTTGACCATCTGCACAGCATGGAAAAAGATTTGCGCCGTCTCGAGGAAAAAATGTCGGATTCTGACACCCTGTCAAACGCGACAGAATACGAAAGAGTATTGAAGGAATACGACCTTTTGCAAGTCCAGTTCAAGGAAAAAGGCGGCTACCAGTATGAAGCCGATATCCGTTCCGTCCTACACGGCCTGAACTTCCATTCTTTTGATTATTCCACAAAAATATCCACTTTAAGCGGAGGACAGAAAACTAGACTCGCATTGGCGAAGCTATTATTGACCCGCCCGGATATTTTGATTTTGGATGAACCGACGAACCACCTTGATATTGACACGCTATCCTGGCTTGAACAGTATTTGCAGGGCTATAACGGAGCCATACTGATCGTTTCACACGACCGCTACTTCCTGGATAAGGTCGTGAACCAGGTATATGAAATCTCCCGCCACCTGCTGACGAAGTTCCCAGGCAATTACAGCTCATATTTGGAGCATAAAGCCGCGAATTACGAACGTGATCTGAAACTGTATGAGAAGCAGCAGGATGAGATTGCCAAGCTCCAGGATTTTATCCAGCGTAACCTGGCCAGGGCATCAACAACTAAGCGTGCCCAGAGCCGTCGGAAACAGCTTGAAAAAATAGACCGGTTGGACAGGCCGATGGGTGATGAAAAATCTGCATCGTTCAGCTTCCAAATTGAACGCCAGAGCGGGAATGATGTCCTGAAGGTAGATGCGCTTGCTGTCGGCTATCAAAACGAAGTGGTCTCTAAGAATATCACGTTTAACCTTTCGCGCGGTGACAGCACTGCACTGGTTGGACCAAATGGTGTCGGAAAATCAACTTTATTAAAAACTATCGTTGAAAAACTGCCCTCGATAACCGGCAATATTCAATACGGTTCTAATGTTTCGATCGGCTACTATGATCAAGAACAGGCAGAACTCAGCTCGAATAAAAAGGTTTTGAATGAACTTTGGGATGAATACCCCCTTAAATCGGAAAAAGAAATCCGCACCGTACTGGGGAATTTTCTTTTCTCAGGTGACGATGTCTTAAAGATTGTCTCCACCCTGAGCGGTGGCGAAAAAGCTCGTCTGGCACTTGCCAAGCTTATGTTGCAAAACTCGAACTTCTTAATCTTGGACGAGCCTACTAACCATCTAGACTTGGACAGCAAGGAAGTTCTTGAGAATGCACTCATCGACTATCCTGGCACAATCCTGTTTGTCTCACATGACCGTTATTTTATCAACAGGATCGCAACAAAGGTCCTCGAGCTCGATCGCAGTGGCGCAACAGAATACCTTGGCGATTACGATTACTACGTCGAGAAAAAGCTTGAGCAAGAAGAGCTGAAAGCACTGGCCGAACAAGCAGCCAACGCAGCTGGAACCGTGACTGAAACAGCCAGACAGGATAAAACCTCCTACCAGCAGGACAAAGAAGCAAAAAAACTCGAACGCCAGCGCAAACGCCGCATGGAAGAAGTTGAAGCAAAAATTGAACAGCTCGAGTTAGAAGTAGCTGAATACGAAGACATCCTTTGTGATCCCGAAGTTTTCCAGGACCACGAAAAAGCAGGAGAAATCAATAGTAAAATCGAAGCCGCCAAAGAGAAACTCGATGAACTGATGGAAGAGTGGACAGAATTGGCATAG
- the moaC gene encoding cyclic pyranopterin monophosphate synthase MoaC: MAEFTHFNEEGRAKMVDVSEKPETVRTAVAHSSITVNEDIYMRITENKMKKGDVLAVAQVAGIMAAKKTSEIIPMCHPIPLTGIDLSFDWEQNGSDYVLNIAAAVKTKGNTGVEMEALTAASACALTVYDMCKAVDKGMVIGKTYLVEKTGGKNGDFKREEKLR, from the coding sequence ATGGCAGAATTTACGCATTTTAACGAAGAGGGAAGAGCGAAGATGGTCGATGTAAGTGAAAAGCCGGAGACGGTCCGTACGGCAGTCGCCCATTCCAGCATAACCGTAAACGAAGATATATATATGAGAATCACTGAAAATAAAATGAAAAAAGGGGATGTACTTGCTGTCGCGCAGGTAGCAGGCATCATGGCGGCGAAAAAAACCTCTGAAATAATCCCGATGTGCCACCCGATTCCATTGACAGGCATTGACCTTTCATTCGATTGGGAGCAAAATGGTAGTGACTATGTTTTAAATATCGCAGCAGCTGTAAAAACAAAAGGAAATACGGGTGTAGAAATGGAAGCGTTAACAGCAGCTTCAGCATGTGCGCTGACTGTTTATGATATGTGCAAGGCCGTTGATAAAGGCATGGTGATCGGCAAGACGTATCTTGTCGAAAAAACCGGCGGAAAGAACGGCGATTTTAAGAGAGAAGAGAAGTTGAGATAG
- a CDS encoding redox-sensing transcriptional repressor Rex: MTNDAMKIPQATAKRLPLYYRFLLNLHSSGKQRVSSAELSEAVKVDSATIRRDFSYFGALGKKGYGYNVNYLLTFFRKTLDQDELTKVALIGVGNLGTAFLNYNFSKNNNTKIEIAFDVAPDKVGTKIGDVAVYHMDDLDKVVVEEGIQVAILTVPSAVAQPITDRLVQANIKGILNFTPARLNVPPSIRIHHIDLAVELQSLIYFLKHYPTDTETTETVE, translated from the coding sequence ATGACGAATGATGCTATGAAGATTCCGCAGGCAACCGCAAAACGTTTGCCACTATATTACCGGTTCTTATTGAACTTGCATTCTTCAGGGAAGCAAAGGGTATCATCCGCAGAGTTAAGTGAAGCGGTAAAAGTGGATTCTGCGACAATCCGAAGGGATTTTTCCTACTTTGGAGCTTTAGGTAAAAAGGGATACGGATATAATGTTAATTACCTGCTTACCTTTTTCCGTAAGACACTCGATCAGGATGAACTGACGAAGGTTGCCTTAATTGGTGTCGGTAATCTCGGAACAGCGTTTTTAAATTATAATTTTTCCAAGAACAATAACACGAAAATCGAGATTGCGTTTGATGTGGCACCGGACAAGGTTGGCACGAAGATTGGAGACGTAGCAGTGTATCACATGGACGACCTTGACAAGGTTGTCGTCGAGGAAGGTATTCAGGTGGCAATCCTGACGGTTCCATCAGCTGTGGCGCAGCCGATAACAGACCGATTGGTACAGGCTAATATCAAGGGAATCCTCAACTTCACCCCGGCGAGGCTGAATGTGCCGCCGTCCATAAGGATCCACCACATTGATTTGGCGGTGGAGCTGCAGTCATTGATTTACTTTTTAAAGCATTATCCGACAGATACTGAAACAACTGAAACAGTAGAATAA
- a CDS encoding YdiK family protein: protein MKQSPLFSGIVYILLGSLFTYFAIQNVNETGWGFFSYLLVALATFDFGSGIRMIMFHFKLKNIQKK from the coding sequence ATGAAGCAATCGCCTTTATTTTCAGGCATTGTCTACATCTTGTTAGGCAGCTTATTCACCTATTTCGCCATCCAGAATGTAAACGAGACAGGCTGGGGATTCTTCAGCTATTTGCTTGTGGCCCTCGCTACGTTCGACTTCGGGTCCGGCATCAGAATGATTATGTTCCATTTTAAACTGAAAAATATACAGAAAAAATAG
- a CDS encoding CPBP family intramembrane glutamic endopeptidase has product MKKEYWYVIIAYIVMQLSSLIGIPIIAFIGAAMGKSLEEMETISIPYWLVISFSLTLVIVLLLLRKERRTDADLRGASSPASSAAWAFAGVFLALFAQSIAASIENMLGIEMGSENTQEIIKLIERFPVVILVSSIIGPILEEIVFRKIIFGSLHKKMNFFFAALISSVIFALAHMEPEHVILYSAMGFTFAFLYVKTKRIIVPIIAHVTMNTMVVLLQSVFREDIERMIKEAEKIQSFIGGF; this is encoded by the coding sequence TTGAAAAAAGAATACTGGTACGTCATTATCGCTTATATTGTCATGCAGCTTTCAAGCCTGATTGGCATCCCGATTATTGCATTTATCGGAGCCGCAATGGGGAAAAGTCTTGAGGAAATGGAGACCATCTCGATTCCCTACTGGCTCGTGATCAGCTTTTCGCTAACACTTGTAATCGTGCTTCTGCTCCTAAGGAAGGAACGCAGGACAGATGCAGACTTACGTGGTGCTTCATCACCGGCAAGCTCAGCTGCCTGGGCTTTCGCAGGTGTATTCCTTGCTCTGTTCGCCCAATCAATCGCGGCAAGCATCGAAAACATGCTTGGCATTGAAATGGGCTCGGAAAATACACAGGAAATCATTAAGTTGATTGAAAGATTCCCGGTTGTCATCCTGGTCAGCTCGATAATCGGACCAATCTTAGAAGAGATCGTCTTCCGGAAAATCATTTTCGGCAGTCTGCATAAGAAAATGAATTTCTTTTTCGCCGCTCTGATCAGCTCTGTCATTTTTGCACTCGCGCATATGGAGCCGGAGCATGTGATTCTTTACTCAGCAATGGGCTTCACCTTTGCTTTCCTTTATGTGAAAACAAAGCGTATCATCGTGCCAATCATTGCCCATGTTACAATGAATACAATGGTTGTCCTGCTTCAATCCGTATTTAGGGAAGACATTGAGAGAATGATAAAAGAAGCAGAGAAAATTCAAAGCTTTATTGGGGGATTTTAA
- the groES gene encoding co-chaperone GroES, which yields MIKPLGDRIIIELVESEEKTASGIVLPDTAKEKPQEGKVVAVGTGRVLENGERIALEVAVGDRIIFSKYAGTEVKYQGTEYLILRENDILAVVQ from the coding sequence TTGATCAAGCCACTAGGAGATCGCATTATTATCGAGCTTGTTGAGTCTGAAGAAAAAACTGCAAGCGGTATCGTTTTACCCGACACAGCGAAAGAAAAACCTCAAGAAGGTAAAGTCGTAGCTGTTGGAACAGGCCGTGTTCTTGAGAACGGCGAGCGCATTGCTCTTGAAGTTGCAGTCGGAGACCGCATTATCTTCTCAAAATACGCAGGCACAGAAGTAAAGTACCAGGGAACTGAGTACCTAATCCTACGTGAAAACGACATTCTTGCAGTAGTACAATAA
- the groL gene encoding chaperonin GroEL (60 kDa chaperone family; promotes refolding of misfolded polypeptides especially under stressful conditions; forms two stacked rings of heptamers to form a barrel-shaped 14mer; ends can be capped by GroES; misfolded proteins enter the barrel where they are refolded when GroES binds), producing MAKEIKFSEEARRAMLRGVDSLANAVKVTLGPKGRNVVLEKKFGSPLITNDGVTIAKEIELEDAFENMGAKLVAEVASKTNDVAGDGTTTATVLAQAMIREGLKNVTAGANPMGIRKGMEKAVVTAVEELKAISKPIEGKASIAQVAAISAADEEVGQLIAEAMERVGNDGVITIEESKGFTTELDVVEGMQFDRGYASPYMVTDSDKMEAVLENPYILITDKKIGNIQEILPVLEQVVQQGKPLLIVAEDVEGEALATLVVNKLRGTFNAVAVKAPGFGDRRKAMLEDIAALTGGEVITEELGRDLKSATITSLGRASKVVVTKENTTVVEGAGDSAQIESRVNQIRVQMEETTSEFDREKLQERLAKLAGGVAVIKVGAATETELKERKLRIEDALNSTRAAVEEGIVSGGGVALLNVYNKVAGIQAEGDEATGVNIVLRAMEEPVRQIAHNAGLEGSVIVERLKREEVGTGFNAATGEWVNMIESGIVDPTKVTRYALQNAASVSAMFLTTEAVVADIPEEGGGMPDMSGMGGMGGMM from the coding sequence ATGGCTAAAGAAATTAAGTTCAGTGAAGAAGCACGCCGCGCGATGCTTCGCGGGGTTGATTCTCTTGCAAACGCAGTAAAAGTAACTCTTGGACCAAAGGGACGCAACGTGGTTCTTGAGAAGAAATTCGGTTCACCTCTTATCACTAACGATGGTGTAACGATCGCGAAAGAAATCGAACTTGAAGATGCATTCGAAAACATGGGTGCTAAGCTTGTTGCTGAAGTAGCCAGCAAAACAAACGACGTTGCTGGTGACGGCACGACTACTGCAACTGTTCTTGCTCAGGCGATGATCCGCGAAGGTCTTAAGAACGTAACTGCCGGCGCTAACCCAATGGGCATCCGCAAAGGTATGGAAAAGGCTGTTGTAACAGCTGTTGAAGAGTTGAAAGCTATTTCTAAGCCAATCGAAGGCAAAGCTTCTATCGCACAAGTTGCGGCTATCTCTGCTGCTGACGAAGAAGTTGGACAATTGATTGCTGAAGCGATGGAGCGCGTTGGCAACGACGGCGTTATCACAATCGAAGAATCTAAAGGCTTCACGACAGAATTGGATGTTGTTGAAGGTATGCAGTTCGACCGCGGATATGCATCTCCTTACATGGTAACTGATTCTGACAAGATGGAAGCAGTTCTTGAAAACCCATATATCCTGATCACTGACAAGAAGATCGGCAATATCCAGGAAATCCTTCCTGTCCTTGAGCAAGTTGTACAGCAAGGCAAGCCATTATTGATCGTTGCAGAAGATGTTGAAGGTGAAGCACTTGCTACATTAGTAGTCAACAAGCTTCGCGGAACATTCAACGCAGTAGCTGTCAAGGCTCCTGGCTTCGGTGACCGCCGTAAGGCTATGCTTGAAGACATCGCTGCATTGACTGGCGGTGAAGTAATCACTGAAGAGCTTGGCCGTGACCTTAAGTCTGCTACAATCACTTCTTTGGGACGCGCTTCTAAAGTTGTTGTTACAAAAGAAAACACAACAGTCGTTGAAGGTGCTGGAGACAGCGCTCAAATTGAAAGCCGCGTAAACCAAATCCGCGTTCAAATGGAAGAAACAACTTCTGAGTTTGACCGTGAAAAATTACAAGAGCGCCTTGCTAAGCTAGCTGGCGGTGTTGCAGTAATCAAGGTTGGTGCTGCTACTGAAACTGAATTAAAAGAACGCAAGCTTCGCATTGAAGATGCCCTTAACTCAACTCGCGCTGCAGTTGAAGAAGGAATCGTATCAGGCGGTGGCGTAGCGCTTCTTAACGTATACAACAAAGTGGCTGGAATCCAAGCTGAAGGCGACGAAGCTACTGGTGTGAACATCGTCCTTCGCGCTATGGAAGAACCAGTTCGCCAAATCGCTCACAACGCTGGCCTTGAAGGCTCAGTCATCGTTGAGCGCCTGAAGCGCGAAGAAGTCGGTACAGGCTTCAACGCTGCAACTGGCGAGTGGGTAAACATGATCGAATCCGGTATCGTTGACCCAACTAAAGTTACACGTTATGCACTTCAAAACGCAGCATCCGTATCTGCAATGTTCCTGACTACTGAAGCAGTAGTTGCAGACATTCCAGAAGAAGGCGGCGGCATGCCTGACATGAGCGGCATGGGCGGCATGGGCGGCATGATGTAA
- a CDS encoding ECF transporter S component, with protein MNAAFSPSKETTKTKVLVVNALFIALTVVATMFINIRLPIMGNGGLIHMGNIPLFIAAFVYGRKTGAIAGAFGMGLFDVISGWALWAPFTFVIVGAMGYVAGLMAEKMPGKKVYVYSLAVLVALVIKIVGYYFAEVVLYGNWIQPFGSIPGNMMQVVIAGLIVIPLAGRMKKLL; from the coding sequence ATGAATGCAGCATTCTCACCAAGTAAAGAAACAACTAAGACAAAAGTTTTAGTCGTCAATGCGCTTTTTATTGCATTGACCGTTGTAGCAACCATGTTCATCAACATCAGGCTCCCAATCATGGGTAATGGAGGCCTGATCCATATGGGCAACATTCCTTTATTTATTGCCGCTTTCGTTTACGGCAGGAAAACAGGTGCGATAGCAGGAGCCTTCGGAATGGGCTTGTTCGATGTTATCTCTGGCTGGGCATTGTGGGCGCCGTTCACTTTCGTAATCGTCGGTGCCATGGGCTATGTAGCGGGATTGATGGCTGAAAAAATGCCTGGCAAGAAAGTGTATGTATACTCTCTGGCAGTTCTCGTTGCCCTTGTCATTAAAATCGTAGGCTACTATTTTGCAGAAGTAGTTCTCTACGGAAACTGGATCCAGCCATTTGGCTCAATCCCAGGCAATATGATGCAGGTCGTTATTGCAGGTCTGATTGTCATCCCACTTGCAGGAAGAATGAAAAAACTGTTGTAA
- a CDS encoding glycine betaine uptake BCCT transporter, with translation MSKVSNVFWISLVIASAFVIWGVVAPVQLGEVMDQTKAFFLDSFGWFYQLAASFFLLFAIFLIFSKYGKIRLGSDDDKPDFSRKTWFAMLFSAGMGIGLLFFGVSEPISHFANPPIGEGGTPEAAKIALRYTYMHWGFHAWAIYAVIALVLAYYKFRKKKPGLMSITLSPLLGERSKGTIGTIVDVVAVFATIFGVAASLGLGAAQINGGLNYVVGIPNNFTTQLIIIAIVTVLFLLSASTGLQRGIKYLSNANLVLAVVLLFSFLILSPTGFVLDLFTTTLGSYVQNLPSMGLRLTPFNEEQASWIKGWTIFYWAWWIAWAPFVGTFIARVSKGRTVREFMIAVLVIPTLVCAFWFAVFGGTAIYFEYFEGANIAGQNLETALFYVYDLLPYSGALVIVTLLLITTFFVTSADSATFVLGMQTAKGDLNPPNVVKIVWGLFLSASAVVLMLSGGLSAMQTAIIVSAFPLTFVLIAMSFSILKDFRSEVPGKKPKKEKGKMLKKEDKPDPSPI, from the coding sequence GTGAGTAAGGTATCAAATGTGTTCTGGATTTCTCTCGTCATTGCGAGTGCATTTGTGATATGGGGCGTGGTTGCTCCGGTTCAATTAGGTGAAGTAATGGATCAAACTAAGGCATTCTTTTTAGACTCGTTTGGCTGGTTTTATCAATTGGCAGCTTCTTTCTTTCTCTTGTTTGCCATATTTTTGATTTTTAGTAAATATGGCAAAATAAGATTGGGGTCAGATGATGACAAGCCTGACTTTAGTAGAAAAACATGGTTTGCCATGCTATTTAGTGCTGGAATGGGGATTGGGTTGCTATTCTTTGGAGTTTCGGAGCCTATTTCCCACTTTGCCAATCCTCCAATTGGAGAAGGGGGCACACCTGAAGCGGCTAAAATTGCTTTGAGATACACCTATATGCATTGGGGTTTTCATGCTTGGGCTATTTACGCTGTCATCGCACTTGTCCTGGCCTACTATAAATTCAGGAAAAAGAAACCGGGTCTGATGAGTATAACCCTCAGTCCACTATTAGGGGAACGCTCAAAAGGAACGATTGGAACCATCGTTGATGTAGTCGCGGTATTTGCAACGATTTTTGGTGTAGCAGCATCTTTAGGGTTGGGAGCGGCACAAATTAATGGGGGTCTTAACTATGTAGTCGGCATTCCGAACAACTTCACGACTCAGCTTATTATTATAGCTATTGTAACTGTTCTCTTTCTCCTTTCTGCAAGCACTGGTCTGCAAAGGGGGATTAAGTATTTAAGTAATGCCAACTTAGTTTTAGCGGTCGTTTTGCTTTTTTCATTTTTAATTTTAAGTCCAACCGGGTTTGTCCTTGATCTATTTACCACAACTCTCGGGAGTTACGTGCAGAACCTCCCAAGCATGGGGTTAAGGCTCACTCCATTTAATGAAGAGCAAGCGAGTTGGATAAAGGGCTGGACGATCTTTTATTGGGCATGGTGGATTGCCTGGGCACCTTTCGTGGGGACATTCATTGCGCGTGTTTCTAAGGGAAGGACAGTGCGGGAGTTCATGATTGCCGTTCTCGTTATTCCTACACTTGTTTGTGCTTTCTGGTTTGCGGTATTTGGAGGTACTGCTATTTACTTCGAATACTTTGAAGGTGCCAACATAGCCGGGCAAAACTTAGAAACAGCACTTTTTTACGTATATGATCTTTTACCATATTCGGGTGCATTGGTCATTGTTACATTACTGCTAATTACGACATTCTTTGTTACTTCGGCCGACTCAGCCACATTCGTCTTAGGGATGCAAACAGCTAAAGGAGACTTGAACCCTCCAAATGTGGTCAAAATTGTCTGGGGGCTTTTTCTATCAGCCTCTGCTGTCGTATTAATGCTCTCCGGCGGACTGAGTGCTATGCAAACAGCCATCATAGTCAGTGCCTTTCCATTGACATTTGTATTGATTGCCATGTCATTCTCGATACTAAAAGACTTTAGATCAGAGGTCCCTGGAAAAAAGCCGAAAAAGGAAAAAGGAAAAATGTTAAAAAAAGAAGACAAGCCAGATCCGAGCCCTATTTAA